The proteins below are encoded in one region of Oncorhynchus gorbuscha isolate QuinsamMale2020 ecotype Even-year linkage group LG01, OgorEven_v1.0, whole genome shotgun sequence:
- the LOC124045881 gene encoding ribulose-phosphate 3-epimerase-like isoform X2, which translates to MHVMVSGSEQWVKPMAGANQYTFHPEATTNAGNLIKEIRESGMKVGLAIKPGTTVEELAPWAGQINMALVMTVEPGFGGQKFVEDMMPKVSWLRSQFPSLDIVDGGVGPSAIHKCAEADADMIMPDCDHV; encoded by the exons ATGCACGTGATGGTATCGGGGTCAGAGCAGTGGGTGAAACCCATGGCAGGAGCCAATCAGTACACATTCCACCCGGAGGCCACCACCAATGCTGGAAACCTCAtcaaggagatcagagagagcgGCATGAAA GTGGGCCTGGCCATAAAGCCTGGGACTACAGTAGAGGAGTTGGCACCGTGGGCTGGACAGATCAACATGGCTCTGGTCATGACTGTAGAGCCTGGCTTTGGAGGCCAGAAGTTCGTGGAGGACATGATGCCCAAG GTGAGCTGGCTGAGGAGTCAGTTTCCCTCTCTGGACATTGTGGACGGAGGAGTGGGTCCTTCTGCCATCCATAAGTGTGCGGAG GCGGATGCTGACATGATCATGCCGGACTGTG accacgtgtaa
- the LOC124045881 gene encoding ribulose-phosphate 3-epimerase-like isoform X1, which produces MHVMVSGSEQWVKPMAGANQYTFHPEATTNAGNLIKEIRESGMKVGLAIKPGTTVEELAPWAGQINMALVMTVEPGFGGQKFVEDMMPKVSWLRSQFPSLDIVDGGVGPSAIHKCAETTCNHDCTGPPSPAGPLCGEKLILTGWAWLPNG; this is translated from the exons ATGCACGTGATGGTATCGGGGTCAGAGCAGTGGGTGAAACCCATGGCAGGAGCCAATCAGTACACATTCCACCCGGAGGCCACCACCAATGCTGGAAACCTCAtcaaggagatcagagagagcgGCATGAAA GTGGGCCTGGCCATAAAGCCTGGGACTACAGTAGAGGAGTTGGCACCGTGGGCTGGACAGATCAACATGGCTCTGGTCATGACTGTAGAGCCTGGCTTTGGAGGCCAGAAGTTCGTGGAGGACATGATGCCCAAG GTGAGCTGGCTGAGGAGTCAGTTTCCCTCTCTGGACATTGTGGACGGAGGAGTGGGTCCTTCTGCCATCCATAAGTGTGCGGAG accacgtgtaaccatgacTGCACAGGACCTCCTTCACCTGCGGGCCCCTTATGTGGGGAGAAACTCATTCTGAccggctgggcctggctcccaaatgGGTGA